Proteins encoded in a region of the Ranitomeya imitator isolate aRanImi1 chromosome 9, aRanImi1.pri, whole genome shotgun sequence genome:
- the TINF2 gene encoding TERF1-interacting nuclear factor 2 isoform X2 has protein sequence MAGDEEEGRPELWKNFRFFGIDSRTSPRSSLLQAPCEAQHRTQREVLHMMEEKKPLLDVLTALNSHFPPVFPDDSEARNVFKVRQCKINFRKLVLRMIRDAKFRQHYVENKLQLEYGDAFMAALEKLLWEFLHRLQTVHNHQVPETTKQPVLVEDRRSSTPIRPSSELNFLATNEARYRTKPSTNADRSEENLSSDQAESENYTRSKRGYGGLEGIRMSSSQGRKREPVCRRTLDLINSPPVRDEPRPPYFAVFGFDCSQNSKVNDGENLSPPDPLQSQSLDLGPECCPDQWASHDVMGHGVFTDMQGTEVAQAMREESRGNCEGLEKSSARGLTSWRYQPRVRLTRLPLTIINKYPRDAAPEDLPAQVADSEPSQSQTSTTWFWVCSDSTDNDSNDPDYFPGYSLFQHDGEEMSRIQPKRGLRLSSPP, from the exons ATGGCTGGTGATGAAGAAGAGGGACGTCCAGAACTTTGGAAGAATTTTAGATTTTTTGGAATTGACTCAAGAACAAGTCCCCGATCTTCTCTGCTACAGGCACCATGCGAAGCTCAGCACCGGACTCAGAGGGAAG TGCTCCACATGATGGAAGAAAAGAAGCCGCTGCTGGACGTCCTCACAGCGCTGAACTCTCACTTTCCTCCTGTCTTCCCCGATGATTCAGAAGCG CGTAATGTATTTAAGGTCCGGCAATGTAAGATTAATTTTCGTAAATTGGTTCTTCGCATGATCCGGGACGCAAAGTTTCGACAGCATTATGTAGAG AACAAGTTGCAGCTGGAATATGGGGACGCGTTTATGGCCGCCCTCGAGAAGCTTCTGTGGGAATTCTTGCACAGGCTTCAGACGGTCCACAACCACCAG GTCCCAGAAACCACAAAGCAGCCTGTCTTAGTCGAGGACCGTCGCTCCAGCACCCCCATCCGCCCCAGTTCAGAACTGA aTTTTTTAGCTACAAACGAAGCGAGATATAGGACAAAGCCCTCTACTAATGCCGATCGATCAGAAGAAAACCTCAGCAGCGATCAAGCCGAGAGCGAGAATTACACAAGGAGTAAACGAGGTTATGGTGGGCTTGAAGGCATCAGAATGAGTTCCTCACAAGGCCGTAAGCGGGAACCCGTCTGTAGAAGGACGCTAGATTTGATCAATAGTCCTCCTGTTCGCGATGAACCTCGGCCGCCATATTTTGCAGTTTTTGGATTTGATTGCAGTCAAAATTCTAAAGTCAACGATGGTGAAAATCTTTCTCCTCCCGATCCTTTGCAATCTCAAAGCCTAGACCTTGGCCCAGAGTGTTGTCCAGATCAATGGGCTAGTCATGATGTGATGGGACATGGAGTATTTACTGACATGCAGGGTACAGAGGTAGCACAGGCCATGCGCGAGGAGTCTAGAGGCAATTGTGAAGGGCTAGAGAAGTCCTCAGCTCGGGGATTGACGTCCTGGAGGTACCAGCCAAGGGTCCGCCTGACAAGACTACCACTTACTATTATTAACAAGTATCCAAGAGATGCAGCTCCTGAAGATTTGCCTGCTCAAGTGGCCGACTCTGAGCCGTCCCAAAGTCAGACGTCTACTACTTGGTTCTGGGTATGTTCTGATTCCACGGACAACGACAGCAACGATCCCGATTACTTCCCTGGATACAGTTTATTCCAACATGATGGTGAAGAAATGAGCAGAATTCAACCAAAGAGAGGTCTCCGCTTATCTTCGccaccataa
- the TINF2 gene encoding TERF1-interacting nuclear factor 2 isoform X1 — translation MTGRSSETSGPSADKGSSLYVLIRATWLVMKKRDVQNFGRILDFLELTQEQVPDLLCYRHHAKLSTGLRGKIVLHMMEEKKPLLDVLTALNSHFPPVFPDDSEARNVFKVRQCKINFRKLVLRMIRDAKFRQHYVENKLQLEYGDAFMAALEKLLWEFLHRLQTVHNHQVPETTKQPVLVEDRRSSTPIRPSSELNFLATNEARYRTKPSTNADRSEENLSSDQAESENYTRSKRGYGGLEGIRMSSSQGRKREPVCRRTLDLINSPPVRDEPRPPYFAVFGFDCSQNSKVNDGENLSPPDPLQSQSLDLGPECCPDQWASHDVMGHGVFTDMQGTEVAQAMREESRGNCEGLEKSSARGLTSWRYQPRVRLTRLPLTIINKYPRDAAPEDLPAQVADSEPSQSQTSTTWFWVCSDSTDNDSNDPDYFPGYSLFQHDGEEMSRIQPKRGLRLSSPP, via the exons GCCCCTCTGCGGACAAAGGATCGTCCCTTTATGTGCTGATCAGGGCCACATGGCTGGTGATGAAGAAGAGGGACGTCCAGAACTTTGGAAGAATTTTAGATTTTTTGGAATTGACTCAAGAACAAGTCCCCGATCTTCTCTGCTACAGGCACCATGCGAAGCTCAGCACCGGACTCAGAGGGAAG ATAGTGCTCCACATGATGGAAGAAAAGAAGCCGCTGCTGGACGTCCTCACAGCGCTGAACTCTCACTTTCCTCCTGTCTTCCCCGATGATTCAGAAGCG CGTAATGTATTTAAGGTCCGGCAATGTAAGATTAATTTTCGTAAATTGGTTCTTCGCATGATCCGGGACGCAAAGTTTCGACAGCATTATGTAGAG AACAAGTTGCAGCTGGAATATGGGGACGCGTTTATGGCCGCCCTCGAGAAGCTTCTGTGGGAATTCTTGCACAGGCTTCAGACGGTCCACAACCACCAG GTCCCAGAAACCACAAAGCAGCCTGTCTTAGTCGAGGACCGTCGCTCCAGCACCCCCATCCGCCCCAGTTCAGAACTGA aTTTTTTAGCTACAAACGAAGCGAGATATAGGACAAAGCCCTCTACTAATGCCGATCGATCAGAAGAAAACCTCAGCAGCGATCAAGCCGAGAGCGAGAATTACACAAGGAGTAAACGAGGTTATGGTGGGCTTGAAGGCATCAGAATGAGTTCCTCACAAGGCCGTAAGCGGGAACCCGTCTGTAGAAGGACGCTAGATTTGATCAATAGTCCTCCTGTTCGCGATGAACCTCGGCCGCCATATTTTGCAGTTTTTGGATTTGATTGCAGTCAAAATTCTAAAGTCAACGATGGTGAAAATCTTTCTCCTCCCGATCCTTTGCAATCTCAAAGCCTAGACCTTGGCCCAGAGTGTTGTCCAGATCAATGGGCTAGTCATGATGTGATGGGACATGGAGTATTTACTGACATGCAGGGTACAGAGGTAGCACAGGCCATGCGCGAGGAGTCTAGAGGCAATTGTGAAGGGCTAGAGAAGTCCTCAGCTCGGGGATTGACGTCCTGGAGGTACCAGCCAAGGGTCCGCCTGACAAGACTACCACTTACTATTATTAACAAGTATCCAAGAGATGCAGCTCCTGAAGATTTGCCTGCTCAAGTGGCCGACTCTGAGCCGTCCCAAAGTCAGACGTCTACTACTTGGTTCTGGGTATGTTCTGATTCCACGGACAACGACAGCAACGATCCCGATTACTTCCCTGGATACAGTTTATTCCAACATGATGGTGAAGAAATGAGCAGAATTCAACCAAAGAGAGGTCTCCGCTTATCTTCGccaccataa